The following coding sequences are from one Nicotiana tabacum cultivar K326 chromosome 1, ASM71507v2, whole genome shotgun sequence window:
- the LOC107776713 gene encoding uncharacterized protein LOC107776713, with protein sequence MALWFWLQNHAHFTNAIVKIAKAPNIMVNSLSKEASTCLKCLQSKVPPMDSLGGQDMPLTTLIMDRDISFQIVYQTRFTMISGIKHYLNNVYSIVFADILLQLFPGRSRILLNSTFGAITVVPRTLGYIIPTNKGPLDSFWSLNPAVPVDDRTLFLTFSKGYPVTEAEVIELFNSKYRDCIEDIHMVPSTTSDHSLYARMVVRDVSTVDQILSRCPIAKFRINEKDVWARKYERRDRHF encoded by the coding sequence ATGGCTTTGTGGTTCTGGCTACAAAACCATGCTCATTTTACAAATGCAATTGTAAAGATAGCGAAGGCACCAAATATAATGGTGAACTCGTTGTCTAAAGAAGCCTCGACATGcttgaaatgtttgcagtcgaaGGTCCCCCCGATGGATAGTCTTGGAGGCCAAGACATGCCATTGACTACTCTAATAATGGATAGAGACATTTCTTTTCAAATTGTGTATCAAACAAGGTTTACTATGATAAGTGGAATCAAACATTACTTGAACAATGTTTATTCTATCGTGTTCGCGGATATTTTACTCCAACTCTTTCCAGGGAGATCAAGAATTCTCCTGAATTCAACATTTGGTGCTATAACAGTAGTTCCAAGGACCCTGGGTTACATTATCCCGACTAATAAAGGACCATTGGATAGTTTTTGGTCCTTAAATCCTGCAGTACCAGTAGACGATCGGACTTTGTTCTTGACATTCTCAAAAGGTTACCCTGTGACTGAAGCAGAGGTGATTGAACTCTTCAATTCTAAATATCGAGATTGTATTGAGGACATTCATATGGTGCCATCGACTACATCGGACCATTCATTGTATGCTCGAATGGTGGTTCGAGATGTTTCAACCGTTGATCAGATCTTGAGCAGATGTCCTATTGCTAAGTTCAGGATTAATGAAAAAGATGTTTGGGCTAGGAAATATGAACGTAGAGATCGGCATTTTTAG